Proteins from one Embleya scabrispora genomic window:
- a CDS encoding ABC transporter permease subunit: MHEFIILTISGLVTGGIYAITAGGLTLTYTTTGIFNFAHGATGALAAFTYWQLHFDWGLPVWLSLVVVLGVLAPAFGVFLHFAIMRRLEGTSETTRLMVTVAVLLSLLAAVMWIWDPQTPRNVVNFFPGESVDMAGTRVSYHDLITLAVALIVAIGLWVLLRSTRAGVAMRATVDDRNLAVLNGSRPEVPGMLAWATGTMLAAVAGILIAPKLSFAALPLTLLIVNAYAAAVIGRLKSLPWTFVGAMVIGLVTEYGKGYLTETRFPTAGPYLSGLSDSMPVLVLFVAIMLLPTSRLRGHASSRTREISHRPTWTGSLVFAAIVIAGAVVAANSLTPADLFASTRMWGFALIGLSVIPLVGYAGKMSLAQLGFAGIGAICVSHLGSGGNPLGLLWAALICAGIGVLVALPALRLSGIYLALATAAFAVMLDRWIFGLPAFTWGDTRIDLFNSGTLNFERFDWPGIDISSDRAYFIFGAVFFALSSLVVVWIRRGEFGRRLLAMKDSPAACATIGMNHKLTTLTVFGLSAAMAGVGGGILGGAAGTLSPVNFDFTAGLSVLMLMVIAGLTSPGAALFAGIFLGTPLMTNLFPDYAQLTTILIGLNGIALGKNPNGFIAAKIRPEWEPALRRPVVLAGSAAAQLALIVLRFTDVIGNWPFVIGILLAVIGIPAALKIEVMIKAPRTEPEVPEGLSGQPEGLGLNGNRFKAADIEALDKLIALPSLPAAASAAAPSPILPGARHGA, translated from the coding sequence GTGCACGAGTTCATCATCCTCACCATCAGCGGCCTGGTCACCGGCGGCATCTATGCCATCACCGCCGGCGGCCTGACCCTGACCTACACCACCACGGGCATCTTCAACTTCGCCCACGGCGCCACCGGCGCGCTCGCCGCCTTCACCTACTGGCAGCTGCACTTCGACTGGGGCCTGCCGGTGTGGCTGTCCCTGGTGGTCGTGCTCGGCGTACTGGCCCCCGCGTTCGGGGTGTTCCTGCACTTCGCCATCATGCGCAGGCTCGAGGGCACGTCGGAGACCACCCGCCTGATGGTCACCGTCGCGGTGCTGCTGAGCCTGCTGGCCGCGGTGATGTGGATCTGGGATCCGCAGACCCCGCGCAACGTGGTCAACTTCTTCCCCGGCGAGTCCGTGGACATGGCCGGCACCCGGGTCTCCTACCACGACCTGATCACGCTGGCCGTGGCGCTGATCGTGGCGATCGGCCTGTGGGTGCTGCTGCGCTCCACCCGCGCGGGCGTGGCCATGCGCGCCACCGTCGACGACCGCAACCTGGCCGTGCTCAACGGCTCGCGCCCCGAGGTGCCCGGCATGCTCGCCTGGGCCACCGGCACCATGCTGGCCGCGGTCGCGGGCATCCTGATCGCCCCCAAACTCTCCTTCGCCGCGCTGCCGCTCACCCTGCTGATCGTCAACGCCTACGCCGCGGCGGTGATCGGCCGGCTCAAGAGCCTGCCGTGGACGTTCGTCGGCGCGATGGTCATCGGGCTGGTCACCGAGTACGGCAAGGGCTACCTCACCGAGACCCGCTTCCCGACCGCCGGCCCGTACCTGTCCGGCCTCAGCGACTCGATGCCCGTCCTGGTGCTGTTCGTGGCGATCATGCTGCTGCCCACCTCCCGGCTGCGCGGCCACGCCTCCTCCCGCACCCGGGAGATCTCGCACCGCCCCACCTGGACCGGCTCGCTGGTCTTCGCCGCCATCGTGATCGCGGGCGCCGTGGTCGCCGCCAACTCCCTCACCCCCGCCGACCTGTTCGCCAGCACCCGGATGTGGGGCTTCGCCCTGATCGGCCTGTCGGTGATCCCGCTGGTCGGCTACGCCGGAAAGATGTCGCTCGCCCAACTGGGCTTCGCCGGCATCGGCGCGATCTGCGTCTCGCACCTGGGCTCGGGCGGCAACCCGCTGGGGCTGTTGTGGGCCGCGCTGATCTGCGCCGGCATCGGCGTGCTCGTCGCGCTGCCCGCGCTGCGCCTGTCCGGGATCTATCTGGCCCTGGCCACCGCCGCGTTCGCGGTGATGCTGGACCGGTGGATCTTCGGCCTGCCGGCCTTCACCTGGGGCGACACGAGGATCGACCTGTTCAACAGCGGCACGCTCAACTTCGAGCGCTTCGACTGGCCCGGCATCGACATCTCCTCCGACCGGGCCTACTTCATCTTCGGCGCGGTCTTCTTCGCGCTGTCCTCGCTGGTCGTGGTGTGGATCCGGCGCGGCGAGTTCGGCCGCAGGCTGCTGGCCATGAAGGACAGCCCCGCGGCCTGCGCGACGATCGGGATGAACCACAAGCTGACCACGCTCACCGTCTTCGGGCTCTCCGCGGCGATGGCCGGCGTCGGCGGCGGCATCCTCGGCGGCGCGGCCGGCACCCTGTCCCCGGTCAACTTCGACTTCACCGCCGGGCTCTCGGTGCTGATGCTGATGGTGATCGCCGGGCTCACCTCCCCGGGCGCCGCGCTGTTCGCGGGCATCTTCCTGGGCACCCCGCTGATGACCAACCTCTTCCCCGACTACGCCCAGCTCACCACCATCCTGATCGGCCTCAACGGCATCGCGCTCGGCAAGAACCCGAACGGCTTCATCGCCGCCAAGATCCGTCCCGAGTGGGAGCCCGCGCTGCGCCGTCCGGTCGTACTCGCCGGCAGCGCCGCCGCCCAACTGGCGCTGATCGTCCTGCGGTTCACCGACGTGATCGGCAACTGGCCGTTCGTGATCGGCATCCTGCTCGCGGTGATCGGCATCCCGGCCGCGCTCAAGATCGAGGTGATGATCAAGGCGCCGCGCACCGAACCGGAGGTGCCCGAGGGCCTGTCCGGGCAACCCGAGGGCCTGGGCCTGAACGGAAACCGGTTCAAGGCCGCCGACATCGAGGCGCTGGACAAACTGATCGCGCTGCCCTCGCTGCCCGCGGCGGCGTCGGCCGCGGCACCGTCACCCATCCTGCCGGGAGCACGTCATGGGGCTTGA
- a CDS encoding response regulator transcription factor — protein sequence MKSTDGCVRVLVVDDDALVRAGLSMMLSGLPDVRVVGEVSDGADVLGAVDEHRPDVVLMDIRMPRVDGLAATATLRARPEAPEVIVMTTFDTDDHILKAMRAGASGFLLKHTPPPDIVEAIRRVAAGEPMLSPDVLRRMMTYVAATGIDPRRARARSALAHLSDGERAVATLVGRGYTNAEIGKELSISIATVKAYVSRLLTKLDLNNRVQIALLVHDASTDT from the coding sequence GTGAAAAGTACCGACGGCTGTGTCCGGGTCCTCGTCGTCGACGACGACGCGCTGGTTCGAGCCGGACTGTCCATGATGTTGTCCGGGCTGCCGGACGTCCGCGTCGTCGGCGAGGTCTCCGACGGCGCCGACGTGCTCGGCGCGGTCGACGAACACCGGCCCGACGTGGTGCTGATGGACATCCGAATGCCCCGCGTGGACGGCCTGGCCGCCACCGCGACCCTGCGGGCCCGCCCCGAGGCGCCGGAGGTGATCGTGATGACGACCTTCGACACCGACGACCACATCCTCAAGGCGATGCGGGCCGGCGCGAGCGGCTTCCTGCTCAAACACACCCCGCCCCCGGACATCGTCGAGGCCATCCGCCGCGTCGCAGCCGGCGAACCCATGCTCTCCCCCGACGTGCTGCGCCGCATGATGACCTACGTCGCCGCAACGGGCATCGACCCCCGCCGAGCCCGAGCCCGATCCGCCCTCGCCCACCTCAGCGACGGCGAACGCGCCGTAGCCACACTCGTCGGCAGGGGCTACACGAACGCCGAAATCGGCAAGGAACTCTCCATCAGCATCGCCACGGTCAAGGCCTACGTCTCCCGACTACTCACCAAACTGGACCTCAACAACCGCGTACAGATCGCCCTGCTGGTACACGACGCATCAACCGACACGTAA
- a CDS encoding MFS transporter: protein MSTGTKGAGRTSTKRHGPTTILVALSFAATTMAVMQTVVSPILPQLQNRLGVSSSAIAWVLTGNLLASAVATPLLGRLGDLRGRKRFLLYALAAVALGSILAACTTSYVMLIAGRVLQGMGGGVVPLALSVVRDEFPKERSAGSIATIGATISVGATFGSVSTGLIADRWDYHLLFWLSALVALLSMLMVWRVVPDTAERRQGHVDLIGALTLSGWLAALLAAVSTGSRSGWGDPLVVGGLALAVLLFAAWIGWALHHPEPLVDLRVMARRPVLLANLSGIFTGMAMYGSSLLFPPFIQAPSALGYGFGKSVLIAGLIMLPGTLGNLAAAPVAARMTNRHGPKPALVLGPLLSGTAFALLLPLHGHWWAFSMVGVLFGFGLGLAFSAMPALINDHVPADMTGVANGMNAVLRTVGGATGTAVLGAILSASPAGAATARAAGVAHAPGLTGYLVCFGMLGAGCLVAAVLAWSIPGVRRGGRGVPVVVEPDRVEAGR from the coding sequence ATGAGCACCGGCACGAAGGGGGCCGGGCGCACATCGACCAAACGCCACGGCCCGACCACGATCCTGGTCGCCCTGTCCTTCGCCGCGACCACGATGGCGGTCATGCAGACCGTGGTCTCGCCGATCCTGCCTCAACTGCAGAACCGGCTCGGCGTCTCCAGCTCCGCCATCGCCTGGGTGCTCACCGGCAACCTGCTCGCCTCGGCCGTGGCCACCCCGCTGCTCGGCCGGCTCGGCGACCTGCGCGGGCGCAAACGTTTCCTCTTGTACGCGCTGGCCGCGGTCGCGCTCGGCTCGATCCTGGCCGCGTGCACCACCTCCTACGTGATGCTGATCGCCGGGCGCGTACTCCAGGGCATGGGCGGCGGCGTGGTCCCGCTCGCCCTGAGCGTGGTGCGCGACGAGTTCCCCAAGGAACGCTCCGCCGGCAGCATCGCCACCATCGGCGCCACGATCAGCGTCGGCGCGACCTTCGGCTCCGTCAGCACCGGGCTGATCGCCGACCGCTGGGACTACCACCTGCTGTTCTGGCTCTCCGCGCTGGTCGCGCTGCTGTCCATGCTGATGGTGTGGCGGGTCGTGCCGGACACCGCCGAGCGGCGGCAGGGCCACGTGGACCTGATCGGCGCGCTGACCCTGTCCGGCTGGCTGGCCGCGCTGCTCGCCGCGGTCAGTACGGGCAGTCGATCCGGGTGGGGCGATCCGCTGGTCGTCGGCGGCCTGGCCCTGGCCGTACTGCTGTTCGCCGCCTGGATCGGCTGGGCGCTGCACCACCCCGAACCCCTCGTCGACCTGCGGGTGATGGCCCGCCGACCGGTCCTGCTCGCCAACCTGTCCGGGATCTTCACCGGCATGGCGATGTACGGCTCGTCCCTGCTGTTCCCGCCGTTCATCCAGGCGCCGTCGGCGCTCGGCTACGGCTTCGGCAAGTCGGTACTGATCGCGGGCCTGATCATGCTCCCGGGCACCCTCGGCAACCTGGCCGCCGCACCCGTCGCCGCGCGGATGACCAATCGCCACGGCCCCAAACCGGCGCTGGTCCTGGGACCGCTGCTCAGCGGTACCGCGTTCGCCCTGCTGTTGCCGCTGCACGGGCACTGGTGGGCGTTCTCGATGGTGGGCGTGCTGTTCGGGTTCGGCCTGGGGTTGGCCTTCTCGGCGATGCCGGCGCTGATCAACGACCATGTGCCGGCGGACATGACCGGGGTGGCCAACGGGATGAACGCGGTGCTGCGCACGGTCGGCGGCGCGACCGGGACGGCGGTACTCGGCGCGATCCTGAGCGCGAGCCCGGCGGGCGCGGCCACGGCCCGGGCGGCGGGGGTCGCCCACGCGCCGGGGTTGACGGGCTACCTGGTCTGCTTCGGCATGCTCGGTGCCGGTTGCCTAGTGGCGGCCGTGCTGGCGTGGTCGATCCCGGGAGTGCGGCGGGGCGGGCGGGGGGTGCCGGTGGTGGTGGAACCGGATCGGGTGGAGGCGGGGAGGTAG
- a CDS encoding ABC transporter ATP-binding protein, whose protein sequence is MGLEVEGVTVRFGGHTALNNVDIWAHEGKVTGLIGPNGAGKTTIFNVITGLQPPSSGHVRMDGRDVGKLAPYRRARLGMARTFQRLELFGSLSVRENIQVAAAQYRRLHRGTKETPQDTAARLLHRLDLTSIAHVRADQLPTGQGRVVELARALACRPKILLLDEPASGQDDEETRGFGQLLREIAADGVAVLLVEHDMDLVMNTCDELHVLDFGKKIANGTCDEIRNNAAVQAAYLGTADAAEADEVLQETV, encoded by the coding sequence ATGGGGCTTGAGGTCGAGGGCGTCACGGTCCGCTTCGGCGGCCACACGGCCCTGAACAACGTCGACATCTGGGCCCACGAGGGCAAGGTCACCGGCCTGATCGGGCCCAACGGCGCGGGCAAGACCACCATCTTCAACGTGATCACCGGCCTGCAACCGCCCTCCTCGGGACACGTGCGGATGGACGGGCGCGACGTCGGCAAACTGGCGCCCTACCGCCGGGCCCGGCTCGGCATGGCCCGCACCTTCCAACGCCTGGAACTGTTCGGCTCGTTGTCGGTCCGGGAGAACATCCAGGTCGCCGCCGCGCAGTACCGCCGGCTGCACCGGGGCACCAAGGAGACACCGCAGGACACCGCCGCGCGCCTGCTGCACCGCCTCGACCTGACCTCGATCGCGCACGTGCGCGCCGACCAACTGCCCACCGGGCAGGGCCGCGTGGTCGAGTTGGCCCGAGCGCTGGCCTGCCGGCCCAAGATCCTGCTCCTGGACGAGCCGGCCTCGGGCCAGGACGACGAGGAGACGCGCGGCTTCGGCCAACTGCTGCGCGAGATCGCCGCCGACGGCGTCGCGGTACTGCTCGTCGAGCACGACATGGACCTGGTGATGAACACCTGCGACGAACTGCACGTACTTGACTTCGGCAAAAAAATCGCCAACGGTACGTGCGACGAGATCCGCAACAACGCCGCCGTGCAGGCGGCCTACCTCGGTACCGCGGACGCGGCGGAGGCCGACGAAGTCCTTCAGGAGACCGTATGA
- a CDS encoding nuclear transport factor 2 family protein: MHDDEADSPAAHTPSRLRDRSELRDVVQIYAHGADRRKPDLVASMFTPGGRLVIHRDPGSAEPPTVRAGRAEIARALASLDRYPVTTHLIANQLITFGPDGDRADGETYCTAHHIYESQGVRRDRVMSIRYLDTFVRTDEGWRIETRTLHCDWVEDRPLTA, translated from the coding sequence ATGCACGACGACGAGGCGGATTCGCCCGCTGCGCACACGCCGAGCCGACTGCGCGATCGCAGCGAACTCCGCGATGTGGTGCAGATCTACGCACACGGCGCGGACCGCCGCAAGCCCGACCTCGTCGCCTCGATGTTCACTCCCGGGGGCAGGCTGGTGATCCACCGAGACCCCGGATCCGCCGAACCGCCCACGGTGCGCGCCGGCCGCGCCGAGATCGCCCGGGCGCTGGCGAGCCTGGACCGCTACCCGGTCACCACCCATCTGATCGCCAATCAGCTGATCACCTTCGGCCCCGACGGCGACCGCGCCGACGGCGAGACGTACTGCACCGCGCACCACATCTACGAGTCGCAGGGGGTGCGCCGCGACCGGGTGATGTCCATCCGCTACCTGGACACGTTCGTGCGCACCGACGAGGGCTGGCGCATCGAGACCCGCACGCTGCACTGCGACTGGGTCGAGGACCGGCCGCTGACCGCATGA
- a CDS encoding ABC transporter ATP-binding protein — protein sequence MICVEQLTKRYGEHVAVDGVSFRCEPGTVTGFLGPNGAGKSTTMRMICGLTPPTSGGATIQGVPYRQLANPGRHVGVLLDASAQHAGRSGRETLALCARVLDVDRARVGELLALVGLSGPAARRRVGGYSFGMRQRLGVAQALLGDPAVLILDEPTSGLDPEGVFQMRTLLRDFADRGGTVLLSSHQLREIEAVADRIVMIAKGRVVADGTKGELLTAPAGTLVAAVDPAALHAALTAAGLSHHPTDPAGTFLVDASADAVGRAAANAGVVLRELRPAEHEGLEEMFLSRLGSTPQEVSS from the coding sequence ATGATCTGTGTCGAGCAATTGACCAAGCGTTACGGGGAGCACGTCGCCGTCGACGGGGTTTCCTTTCGGTGTGAGCCGGGGACCGTGACCGGGTTCCTGGGGCCGAACGGGGCGGGGAAGTCCACCACCATGCGGATGATCTGCGGCCTCACGCCGCCGACTTCGGGGGGCGCGACTATCCAGGGTGTCCCGTATCGGCAGTTGGCCAATCCCGGGCGTCACGTCGGCGTGTTGCTGGATGCCAGTGCCCAGCACGCGGGGCGCAGCGGGCGCGAGACGCTCGCCCTCTGTGCCCGCGTCCTGGACGTGGACCGGGCCCGCGTCGGCGAACTGCTCGCCCTGGTCGGCCTGTCCGGCCCCGCGGCACGGCGTCGGGTGGGCGGCTATTCGTTCGGGATGCGTCAGCGGCTGGGCGTCGCGCAAGCCCTGCTCGGCGACCCCGCCGTCCTGATCCTGGACGAGCCCACCAGCGGCCTGGATCCCGAGGGGGTCTTCCAGATGCGCACCCTGCTGCGCGACTTCGCCGACCGCGGCGGCACCGTCCTGCTGTCCTCGCACCAACTGCGCGAGATCGAGGCGGTGGCGGATCGCATCGTGATGATCGCCAAGGGTCGCGTCGTGGCCGACGGCACGAAGGGCGAACTCCTCACCGCCCCCGCCGGCACCCTGGTCGCCGCCGTCGATCCGGCCGCGCTGCACGCCGCGCTCACCGCGGCCGGACTGTCCCACCACCCGACCGACCCGGCCGGCACCTTCCTGGTCGACGCCTCGGCCGATGCCGTCGGCCGCGCCGCCGCGAATGCCGGGGTCGTACTGCGCGAACTGCGCCCCGCCGAACACGAAGGACTAGAGGAGATGTTCCTGAGCCGACTCGGCTCCACCCCGCAGGAGGTCTCGTCGTGA
- a CDS encoding ABC transporter substrate-binding protein yields the protein MASTSAGRRGTRRRAAAGLLVVPLLVAVGCSRSGEDAVAKGPGSGGGGPAATGTKDGKAPVGSGAPGDFGTLKDVCGKGDGKPLTKKADRGVTEKQISVSVTGDPNAPAQPGLGKEFFEMADGFTKWCNGLGGINGRTIKLTQRDAALSNVGTVMTAACQSDFMVVGGGNPFDNDGVKARTGCKLGAFPAYVVGEESAKADLQVLAVGLPTTTTVVGAYKAVFAARPEVKAKVGLLGQNMASLRPAMARYKAGVEAAGGTVVFKEDVPVMPPPGRTTLEKMKQAGVEMLITTWLAVDSASMFREMDAMNWHPKVIVSDASAYNRYTLASAKNSKIPDTYIYPTYVPQSLGDKNPAVQKALEILHLAEPSKDLEFFHMSGINSWLLWASAVKECGTELTTECVLAKGKRANWDAGGLFAPGPIVETKDVRASDCFTMVKATAKGFEYDAALTKPNKAEFFNCDPANVVAVAPGAPSAPPPSAPATTPPAGEATAPPATGDPGTGNPPPADGGEPPPAAPPEEVTS from the coding sequence ATGGCATCAACTTCCGCCGGGCGGCGTGGGACGCGCCGACGAGCGGCGGCCGGCTTGCTGGTCGTGCCGCTCCTAGTGGCGGTCGGCTGTAGCCGCTCGGGCGAGGACGCGGTGGCCAAGGGTCCGGGATCGGGCGGCGGCGGCCCCGCCGCCACCGGTACCAAGGACGGCAAGGCCCCCGTCGGCAGCGGCGCGCCGGGTGACTTCGGCACGCTCAAGGACGTGTGCGGCAAGGGCGACGGCAAACCGCTGACCAAGAAGGCCGACCGGGGCGTGACCGAGAAGCAGATCTCGGTGAGCGTGACCGGCGACCCGAACGCTCCCGCACAACCGGGCCTGGGCAAAGAGTTCTTCGAGATGGCCGACGGCTTCACCAAGTGGTGCAACGGCCTGGGCGGGATCAACGGCCGCACCATCAAGCTGACCCAGCGCGACGCCGCGCTCAGCAACGTGGGCACCGTGATGACCGCGGCCTGCCAGAGCGACTTCATGGTCGTCGGCGGCGGCAACCCGTTCGACAACGACGGCGTCAAGGCCCGCACCGGGTGCAAGCTCGGCGCCTTCCCCGCCTACGTGGTGGGCGAGGAGTCGGCCAAGGCCGATCTCCAGGTGCTCGCCGTGGGCCTGCCGACCACGACCACCGTGGTGGGCGCCTACAAGGCGGTCTTCGCGGCGCGCCCCGAGGTCAAGGCCAAGGTCGGCCTGCTCGGGCAGAACATGGCCTCGCTGCGGCCCGCGATGGCCCGTTACAAGGCCGGCGTGGAGGCGGCGGGCGGCACCGTCGTCTTCAAGGAGGACGTCCCCGTCATGCCGCCCCCGGGGCGCACGACGCTGGAGAAGATGAAGCAGGCCGGTGTCGAGATGCTGATCACCACCTGGCTCGCGGTGGACTCGGCGTCGATGTTCCGCGAGATGGACGCGATGAACTGGCACCCCAAGGTCATCGTCAGCGACGCCTCGGCGTACAACCGCTACACCCTGGCCTCCGCCAAGAACTCGAAGATCCCGGACACCTACATCTATCCGACCTACGTGCCGCAGTCGCTCGGCGACAAGAACCCGGCCGTGCAGAAGGCGCTGGAGATCCTGCACCTCGCCGAGCCGAGCAAGGATCTGGAGTTCTTCCACATGTCGGGGATCAACTCCTGGCTGCTGTGGGCGAGCGCGGTCAAGGAGTGCGGTACCGAGCTGACCACCGAGTGCGTGCTGGCCAAGGGCAAGCGGGCGAACTGGGACGCGGGCGGCCTGTTCGCCCCCGGTCCGATCGTGGAGACCAAGGACGTACGCGCCTCGGACTGCTTCACCATGGTCAAGGCGACCGCCAAGGGCTTCGAGTACGACGCCGCGCTGACCAAGCCGAACAAGGCCGAGTTCTTCAACTGCGACCCGGCCAACGTGGTCGCCGTCGCCCCGGGCGCGCCCAGCGCGCCGCCGCCGTCGGCCCCGGCCACGACCCCGCCCGCCGGCGAGGCAACCGCTCCGCCGGCGACCGGCGATCCGGGTACCGGCAACCCGCCGCCCGCCGACGGGGGCGAGCCGCCGCCGGCCGCGCCGCCGGAGGAAGTGACCTCCTGA
- a CDS encoding spermidine synthase: MHTFEPTTDAEEIERVPAADGELALRRAGEHYEIISNGCFLMDTRAGASERLLARTALAAVTAPGDLRVLVGGLGVGFTLRETLTDPRVAHVRVIEREPAVVRWGRGPLAPFSGHALDDARVHVVTADLVAWVRSGAGDERFHALCLDIDNGPDWTVTDGNASLYDDAGLAALRERLAPGGVLTVWSATASPGFADRLRGHFARVRVERVPVARGEPDVVFVAQEG; the protein is encoded by the coding sequence ATGCATACGTTCGAGCCGACCACCGACGCGGAAGAGATCGAACGCGTTCCGGCGGCGGACGGCGAACTCGCCCTGCGCCGCGCGGGCGAGCACTACGAAATCATCAGCAACGGGTGCTTTTTGATGGACACCCGCGCGGGCGCCTCCGAGCGCCTGCTCGCGCGCACCGCGCTCGCGGCCGTGACCGCGCCCGGAGATCTGCGCGTGCTGGTCGGCGGCCTGGGCGTCGGCTTCACCCTGCGCGAGACGCTGACCGACCCGCGCGTCGCGCACGTGCGCGTGATCGAGCGCGAACCGGCCGTCGTGCGCTGGGGGCGCGGACCGCTGGCGCCGTTCTCCGGCCACGCGCTGGACGACGCGCGGGTACACGTGGTCACCGCCGACCTGGTGGCCTGGGTGCGCTCCGGGGCCGGCGACGAGCGTTTCCACGCGCTGTGCCTGGACATCGACAACGGGCCGGACTGGACGGTCACCGACGGCAACGCCTCGCTCTACGACGACGCCGGACTGGCCGCGCTGCGCGAGCGGTTGGCGCCGGGCGGCGTACTGACGGTATGGAGCGCGACGGCCTCCCCCGGCTTCGCCGACCGCCTGCGGGGCCACTTCGCCCGGGTGCGGGTGGAGCGGGTGCCGGTCGCTCGGGGGGAACCGGACGTGGTGTTCGTGGCACAGGAGGGGTGA
- a CDS encoding sensor histidine kinase produces the protein MIKSHVTRNTPGAPPPTGLVRRLVPQRTRREWGTDLGYALGALGLGSLILATALQEENAPGVLLEAILGSVMFVAMLLLRRSRPTALAVTWILVGFFSAALTGSAPVALLSLAIHRPWRVVASVAVLDLTLVTGTFWVGAESARAYWTSVLAMTLLITTAVATGMLIRSQRELTASWRERARQAEEGQRLRVEEARHLERERLAREMHDVLAHRISLLAIHAGALEYRTGASPEEARAAEVIRQCAFEALEDLREVIGVLRAHPDDDGDGEPERPQPVLNDLPALVEESRLAGATVDLDLADLPSVSGRTGRHAYRIVQEGLTNARKHAPGARVRVLVAPAPDDGLAIEVVNRLPHGHRPTAIPGAGAGLIGLRERVALIGGRLDHGPTTDGDFSLRVWLPLAK, from the coding sequence GTGATCAAGAGCCACGTCACCCGAAACACCCCCGGCGCACCACCCCCCACCGGTCTCGTCCGCAGACTCGTCCCGCAACGCACCCGTCGGGAATGGGGCACCGACCTCGGCTACGCGCTCGGCGCCCTCGGGCTCGGCTCGCTGATCCTCGCGACCGCCCTCCAGGAGGAGAACGCGCCGGGCGTCCTGCTGGAGGCCATCCTCGGCAGTGTCATGTTCGTGGCCATGCTGCTGCTGCGCCGCAGCCGACCGACCGCGCTCGCGGTGACCTGGATCCTCGTCGGCTTCTTCTCGGCCGCGCTCACCGGATCCGCGCCGGTGGCCCTGCTCAGCCTGGCCATCCACCGGCCCTGGCGGGTCGTCGCGTCCGTCGCCGTCCTGGACCTCACGCTTGTCACCGGCACGTTCTGGGTGGGCGCCGAATCGGCTCGCGCCTACTGGACGTCGGTCCTGGCCATGACGCTGCTGATCACCACCGCCGTGGCCACCGGCATGCTGATCCGGTCCCAGCGCGAACTGACCGCGTCCTGGCGCGAGCGGGCCCGGCAGGCCGAGGAGGGCCAGCGGCTGCGCGTGGAGGAGGCCCGCCACCTCGAACGCGAGCGGCTGGCCCGGGAGATGCACGACGTGCTAGCGCATCGGATCTCGCTGCTCGCGATCCACGCGGGCGCGCTGGAGTACCGGACCGGCGCCTCGCCGGAGGAGGCCCGCGCCGCCGAGGTGATCCGCCAATGCGCGTTCGAGGCACTGGAGGATCTGCGCGAGGTGATCGGCGTCCTGCGGGCCCACCCCGACGACGACGGCGACGGCGAGCCCGAGCGGCCCCAGCCCGTGCTGAACGACCTGCCCGCACTGGTCGAGGAGTCCCGTCTGGCCGGCGCGACCGTCGACCTGGACCTCGCCGACCTGCCGTCGGTATCGGGACGCACCGGCCGGCACGCGTACCGGATCGTCCAGGAGGGGCTGACCAATGCCCGCAAACACGCCCCCGGCGCACGGGTACGGGTCCTCGTCGCCCCCGCCCCCGACGACGGCCTCGCCATCGAGGTGGTCAACCGCCTCCCGCACGGCCACCGCCCCACCGCCATCCCCGGCGCGGGCGCCGGCCTGATCGGCCTGCGCGAACGCGTCGCCCTGATCGGTGGCCGCCTCGACCACGGCCCCACCACCGACGGCGACTTCAGCCTGCGCGTGTGGCTACCGTTGGCCAAGTGA